In Triticum aestivum cultivar Chinese Spring chromosome 5B, IWGSC CS RefSeq v2.1, whole genome shotgun sequence, the following proteins share a genomic window:
- the LOC123112049 gene encoding glutamate receptor 2.8-like, translating to MELQNVILLLLLTINLAIAQNTSREEAQELHVGVILDLGSIVGKMARTSVSLAMEDFYAVHRNYSTKLVLHIRDSMSDDVQAASQAIDLLENYNVEVIIGPQKSSQAIFISKLGNKSHAPVISFTATSPSLSSKTLPYFVRATINDSAQVNCIASIIKTYGWREVVPIYEDTDYGRGIVPYLVDVLQEVDARVPYQSVIPLSATSEQITLELYKLMTMQTTVFVVHMSFTLASLFFIKAREVGMMNKGYAWIMTDGVTNLIDSLNPSILESLNGAIGVEFYVPKTKELDDFAMRWNMRFQIDNPTDPPLKLNIFGLWGYDTIWAVAHAAAKVGLANATFQKPGESIEIPRGFKIPVSGKKLQVGVCTSGYPEFVKVEKDHITGATKAIGFSVDVFEEAVKRLPYAVPYEYVLFSTKDDGSAEDYNDFVYQVYLEKYDIVIGDITIRYNRTFYADFTLPYTESGIAMVVPVRDSINKNTWIFLKPLEPGMWFGSIVFFIYTEELVQRFLSRIVLIIWLVFLMVLTSSYTASLTSMLTVQQLQPTVTDVRELLKSGEYVGYHRGSYVKGLLEELGFDRSKIKPYNSPEDFHNALSRGSNNGGIAALVHEVPYIKLFLANHCKGYTMVGPIYKAAGFGYALSKGNPLIGDISKAILNVTGGDTMIQIEKKWIGDRNNCQNLGPVTGSSRLTFANFRGLFILTGVASTSSLLIALIIYFYKKKQSINTVLDNGNRPEESGINEENSEAREGNQGGDEQNTKQAGQEESGLEEQTSLEVVPEATDRQALLCPTMDQLPFSGVK from the exons ATGGAGCTGCAAAATGTCATCCTGCTCCTCTTGCTGACAATCAACCTTGCTATCGCCCAAAACACTTCTAGAGAAGAAGCACAGGAACTCCATGTTGGGGTTATCCTTGACTTGGGGTCCATTGTTGGCAAAATGGCACGGACCAGCGTTTCACTGGCTATGGAGGACTTCTATGCTGTTCATCGGAACTATAGCACCAAGCTTGTCCTCCACATCAGAGATTCCATGAGTGATGATGTCCAAGCTGCATCTCAAG CTATTGACCTGCTAGAGAATTACAATGTAGAAGTCATCATTGGTCCTCAGAAATCTTCGCAAGCTATATTTATCTCAAAACTTGGAAATAAAAGTCATGCCCCAGTCATATCCTTCACGGCAACAAGCCCATCTCTATCATCTAAAACTCTTCCATATTTTGTGCGAGCAACAATAAATGACTCGGCACAGGTAAATTGCATTGCCTCCATAATTAAAACCTATGGGTGGAGAGAGGTGGTACCTATCTATGAAGACACTGACTATGGTAGAGGTATCGTACCATACCTTGTTGATGTGCTACAAGAAGTTGATGCCCGTGTTCCCTACCAAAGTGTGATCCCTTTGTCAGCAACTAGTGAACAAATTACTCTAGAACTCTATAAGCTGATGACAATGCAAACGACAGTCTTTGTTGTACATATGTCATTTACCTTGGCCTCCCTCTTCTTCATAAAGGCAAGAGAAGTAGGGATGATGAACAAAGGATATGCATGGATCATGACAGATGGAGTAACCAATCTAATAGATTCACTGAATCCTTCTATCCTAGAATCGTTGAATGGTGCCATAGGTGTTGAGTTTTATGTTCCCAAAACCAAGGAACTTGATGACTTCGCCATGAGATGGAATATGAGGTTCCAGATTGACAACCCAACTGATCCACCATTGAAATTAAACATCTTTGGACTATGGGGCTATGATACAATCTGGGCAGTAGCACATGCCGCAGCAAAAGTTGGACTTGCAAATGCCACATTTCAGAAACCAG GAGAGTCCATAGAAATACCCCGAGGTTTTAAGATTCCTGTAAGCGGGAAGAAACTTCAAGTTGGTGTGTGCACAAGTGGATATCCGGAATTTGTGAAGGTCGAAAAGGATCATATCACAGGTGCAACTAAAGCAATCGGTTTTTCAGTGGATGTATTTGAAGAGGCAGTTAAGAGACTTCCTTATGCAGTCCCTTATGAATATGTCCTATTTAGTACCAAGGATGATGGAAGTGCCGAAGATTACAATGATTTTGTCTACCAAGTTTATCTTGAG AAATATGATATAGTAATTGGAGACATAACAATAAGGTATAATAGAAC ATTCTATGCTGACTTCACTCTGCCATACACAGAATCAGGAATAGCAATGGTTGTTCCAGTCAGGGATAGCATAAACAAGAATACATGGATTTTCTTGAAGCCGCTAGAACCTGGAATGTGGTTTGGAAGCATTGTATTCTTCATCTACACTG AGGAGCTTGTGCAACGCTTTCTGTCCCGGATAGTTTTGATCATTTGGTTGGTTTTCCTGATGGTACTTACATCAAGTTACACTGCAAGCTTGACATCAATGCTAACAGTACAGCAGCTTCAGCCAACTGTAACAGATGTGCGCGAACTCCTAAAAAGTGGAGAATATGTAGGATACCACCGTGGCTCCTACGTCAAGGGACTTTTGGAAGAACTTGGTTTTGACAGGTCGAAGATCAAGCCCTATAATTCCCCTGAAGATTTTCACAACGCACTTTCAAGAGGAAGCAACAATGGTGGTATTGCTGCACTTGTGCATGAGGTTCCATACATTAAACTGTTTCTGGCAAATCACTGCAAAGGGTACACTATGGTGGGACCAATTTATAAGGCTGCAGGTTTTGGATAT GCATTATCAAAGGGAAATCCCTTGATTGGAGACATCTCCAAGGCAATCCTCAACGTAACTGGGGGTGATACTATGATTCAAATTGAGAAGAAATGGATTGGAGATCGAAACAATTGCCAGAACTTGGGCCCAGTAACTGGTTCAAGCAGACTCACATTTGCCAACTTCAGGGGATTATTTATCCTTACTGGAGTTGCTTCAACTTCTTCCCTTTTGATAGCATTGATAATTTATTTCTACAAAAAGAAGCAATCAATAAATACTGTGTTAGACAATGGGAATCGACCAGAAGAAAGTGGAATAAATGAGGAAAATAGTGAGGCCCGAGAAGGAAATCAAGGAGGAGATGAACAAAATACAAAGCAAGCGGGCCAGGAGGAAAGTGGGCTAGAAGAACAGACCAGTTTAGAAGTGGTACCTGAGGCAACTGACAGACAAGCATTGTTATGCCCAACAATGGATCAACTGCCGTTTTCAGGGGTAAAGTAG
- the LOC123112050 gene encoding uncharacterized protein, protein MARLQSFAALAAAAAAAVLAGLLYRRRCSRLTARVRELEDSLADAVEKAAAERRGRVRAQQSLRRALSEQGTSPDKGKQAKAPASYPMAPIGTVQSCFSTRNGTPRQPLVVPLARATVVLNPARVAAEALEGLASYSHCWILYVFHLNTDLDKMWKDPARSKLKAKVRVPRLKGGKMGVLATRSPHRPNPIGLSVAKVEAVDGHAILLSGVDLVDGTPVLDIKPYLPYSDSVKGATIPNWLEVDGALAVESIHFSEHFISSLSNCWAHVQKQALYASADEFQDLIKEVLSWDIRSLSQRLRPHQVDIESKAGDYGSKADEDCRKKEDYQATDSCPIVVYHLHLEGIDVSYKIDENSNIVVDNAALLPSAANQNRCSYLTWRDKLSTL, encoded by the exons ATGGCGCGTTTGCAGAGcttcgccgccctcgccgccgcggcggcggccgccgtCCTCGCAG GCCTGCTCTACAGACGCAGGTGCAGCCGCTTGACCGCGCGGGTGCGGGAGCTAGAGGACTCCCTGGCCGACGCCGTGGAGAAGGCCGCCGCAGAGCGCCGCGGCAGGGTTCGGGCTCAGCAG TCACTGCGGAGGGCCCTGAGCGAGCAGGGGACGAGCCCGGATAAGGGGAAGCAGGCCAAGGCCCCGGCGTCGTACCCGATGGCGCCGATCGGCACCGTGCAGTCCTGCTTCTCTACTAG GAATGGTACACCGAGACAGCCTTTGGTGGTGCCTCTGGCCAGAGCGACAGTGGTGCTTAATCCTGCCCGTGTTGCGGCCGAAGCGCTAGAGGGACTTGCTAGTTACTCGCATTGTTGGATCCTCTATGTTTTCCATCTGAACACTGATCTTGATAAAATGTGGAAAGACCCTGCTAGATCCAAGCTAAAAGCAAAG gtgagagtgccTAGATTGAAAGGGGGCAAGATGGGGGTTTTGGCAACTAGATCTCCGCATCGGCCTAATCCAATTGGACTAAGTGTAGCAAAG GTGGAGGCAGTGGATGGACATGCGATTTTGCTTTCTGGAGTAGATTTGGTTGATGGCACG CCTGTACTTGATATTAAACCATATCTGCCATATTCTGATAGCGTGAAAGGTGCGACTATTCCTAATTGGTTAGAG GTCGATGGTGCATTAGCTGTGGAGTCTATTCACTTTTCTGAGCACTTCATTTCTTCACTTTCCAACTGCTGGGCGCATGTA CAAAAGCAGGCACTCTATGCCTCAGCAGACGAGTTTCAGGATCTGATCAAGGAGGTGCTCTCCTGGGACATCAGATCATTGTCTCAGCGACTCCGCCCTCACCAGGTGGACATTGAAAGCAAGGCCGGTGATTATGGTAGCAAAGCTGATGAGGATTGCAGAAAGAAAGAAGATTACCAAGCCACTGACTCCTGCCCGATCGTAGTCTACCACCTTCATCTGGAAGGCATTGATGTGTCATACAAAATCGATGAAAATTCGAACATTGTTGTTGACAATGCAGCCCTTCTCCCCAGTGCTGCAAACCAAAACAGGTGTAGCTACCTAACATGGAGGGATAAGCTTAGCACTTTGTAG
- the LOC123112053 gene encoding glutamate receptor 2.8: MEITSRVIMFLLLPINLAVAQNTSREDAKELHVGVILDLGSIVGKMARTSISLAMEDFYAVHQNYSTKLVLHTRDSMRDDVRAASQVISLLENYNVEAIIGPQRSSQAIFISKLGNKGHVPVISFTATNPALASGSLPYFVRATLSDSAQVNCIASIVKAYGWRKVVTVYEDTDYGRGIIRYLVDVLQEVDARVPYQSMIPLTATNEQITLELYKLMAMQTTVFVVHMSFTLASLVFIKAKEVGMMNKGYAWILTDGVTNLIESLNPSVLESLNGAIGVQVYVPKSKDLDDFTMRWNMRFQIDNPTNIPSKLSIFGLWSYDTIWAVAQAAEKVGLTNATFRKPGVTRNSTSLETLETSSNGPELLQAILQNRFKGLGGNFDLSDRQLQISTFRIINVVGKGWREIGFWTAQNGISQQLNKTTPATTFPGSAWDLHPVIWPGESIEVPRGYEIPVSGKKLRVGVCTSGYPEFMKVGKDHITGATKASGFSVDVFEETVKRLPYALPYEYVIFSTTDDSSSEDYNDFVYQVYLKIFDIVIGDITIRYNRTFYVDFTLPYTETGIAMVVPVRDSINKNTWIFLKPLAPGMWFGSAVFFIYTEELVQRFLSRIVLIVWLVFLMVLTSSYTASLTSMLTVQQLQPTVTDVHELLKSGECVGHHRGSYVKGLLEELGFDRSKIKSYDSPDDFHKALSLGSNNGGIAALVHEVPYIKLFLANHCKGYTMVGPIYEAAGFGYALAKGNPLLGDISKAILNVTGGDTMIQLEKKWIGDQNNCQNAGPLTGSSTLTFANFRGLFILTGVASTSSLLIAFIIHFYKKRHNLTKMPDHKDQPEESGTNDKNSEPQEGSQGGTVEQNEQRAGREENGQLEEQASLELVSDTNSQTSIGMPKQPNNGSIVIFRGERTTGLQVELV, encoded by the exons atggagatcacaagtagagtcatcatgttcctcttgctGCCAATCAACCTTGCTGTCGCCCAAAATACTTCTAGAGAAGACGCAAAGGAACTCCATGTTGGGGTTATCCTTGACTTGGGGTCCATTGTTGGCAAAATGGCACGGACCAGCATTTCACTAGCTATGGAGGACTTCTATGCTGTTCATCAGAACTATAGCACCAAGCTAGTCCTACACACCAGAGATTCCATGAGAGATGATGTCCGAGCTGCATCTCAAG TTATTAGCCTGTTGGAAAATTACAATGTGGAAGCCATCATTGGCCCTCAGAGATCTTCGCAAGCCATATTTATCTCGAAACTGGGAAATAAAGGTCATGTCCCGGTCATATCCTTCACGGCAACAAACCCAGCTCTAGCGTCTGGAAGTCTTCCATATTTTGTGCGTGCAACACTGAGTGACTCAGCACAGGTTAATTGCATTGCCTCCATAGTTAAAGCCTATGGGTGGAGAAAGGTGGTGACTGTATATGAAGACACCGACTATGGGAGAGGCATTATACGATACCTAGTTGATGTCCTACAAGAAGTTGATGCTCGTGTTCCCTACCAAAGCATGATCCCTCTGACAGCAACTAATGAACAGATTACCCTAGAACTCTATAAGTTGATGGCAATGCAAACAACGGTCTTTGTTGTGCATATGTCATTTACCTTAGCCTCGCTTGTCTTCATCAAGGCAAAAGAAGTAGGGATGATGAACAAAGGATATGCATGGATCCTGACAGATGGAGTAACCAATCTCATAGAATCACTAAATCCTTCTGTCCTAGAATCACTGAATGGTGCCATAGGTGTTCAAGTTTATGTTCCCAAATCAAAGGATCTCGATGACTTCACCATGAGATGGAATATGAGGTTCCAAATTGACAACCCAACTAATATACCATCAAAATTAAGCATCTTTGGACTGTGGAGCTATGATACAATCTGGGCAGTAGCACAGGCTGCAGAAAAAGTTGGACTTACAAATGCCACATTTAGAAAACCAGGTGTCACAAGAAACTCAACAAGCTTGGAAACCTTGGAAACGTCTAGTAATGGTCCAGAACTATTACAAGCAATCCTGCAGAACAGATTTAAAGGCCTTGGTGGCAATTTTGACCTTTCAGATAGGCAGCTGCAAATTTCAACATTTCGAATAATAAACGTGGTAGGAAAAGGATGGAGGGAAATTGGATTCTGGACTGCACAAAATGGAATCTCACAACAATTAAATAAAACCACACCTGCAACAACATTTCCGGGTTCAGCGTGGGATCTTCATCCTGTGATCTGGCCAGGAGAGTCCATAGAGGTACCCCGGGGTTATGAAATTCCTGTAAGCGGGAAGAAACTTCGAGTTGGTGTGTGCACAAGTGGATATCCGGAATTTATGAAGGTCGGAAAGGATCATATAACAGGTGCAACTAAAGCAAGTGGTTTCTCAGTTGACGTATTTGAAGAGACGGTTAAGAGACTTCCTTATGCACTCCCTTACGAAtatgtaatatttagtactacGGATGATTCAAGTAGCGAAGATTACAATGATTTTGTCTACCAAGTATATCTTAAG ATATTTGATATAGTAATTGGAGATATAACAATAAGGTATAATCGAACTTTCTATGTCGACTTCACTCTGCCATACACAGAAACAGGAATAGCAATGGTTGTTCCAGTAAGGGATAGCATAAACAAGAACACATGGATTTTCTTGAAGCCACTAGCACCTGGCATGTGGTTTGGAAGCGCTGTATTCTTTATCTACACAG AAGAGCTTGTGCAACGCTTTCTATCCCGGATAGTTTTGATCGTTTGGCTAGTTTTTCTCATGGTACTTACATCAAGTTACACTGCGAGCTTGACATCAATGCTAACTGTGCAGCAGCTTCAGCCAACAGTAACAGATGTGCATGAACTCCTAAAAAGTGGAGAATGCGTAGGACATCACCGTGGCTCTTACGTCAAGGGACTTTTAGAAGAACTCGGTTTTGACAGGTCAAAGATCAAGTCGTATGATTCCCCTGATGATTTTCACAAAGCACTTTCCCTAGGAAGCAACAATGGTGGTATCGCTGCTCTTGTCCATGAGGTTCCATACATTAAACTATTTCTGGCAAACCACTGCAAAGGGTACACAATGGTGGGACCAATCTATGAGGCTGCAGGTTTTGGATAT GCATTAGCAAAGGGAAATCCCCTACTTGGCGACATCTCAAAGGCAATTCTCAACGTAACAGGGGGTGATACTATGATTCAACTTGAGAAAAAGTGGATTGGAGATCAAAACAATTGCCAGAATGCAGGCCCTCTCACTGGTTCAAGCACACTCACCTTTGCAAATTTCAGGGGATTATTCATCCTTACTGGAGTTGCTTCAACTTCTTCCCTTTTGATAGCATTTATAATCCATTTCTACAAAAAGAGGCACAACTTAACAAAGATGCCAGATCATAAGGATCAACCAGAAGAAAGTGGAACTAACGATAAAAACAGTGAGCCCCAAGAAGGAAGTCAAGGAGGGACAGTTGAACAAAATGAACAACGAGCAGGCAGAGAGGAAAATGGCCAACTAGAAGAGCAAGCCAGTTTAGAACTGGTATCTGACACAAATTCACAGACAAGCATCGGTATGCCCAAGCAGCCAAACAATGGGTCAATTGTCATCTTCAGGGGTGAAAGAACTACTGGCCTGCAAGTGGAACTTGTCTGA
- the LOC123112051 gene encoding uncharacterized protein, which produces MARLQSFAALAAAAAAAVLAGLLYRRRCDRLSARVRELEDSLADAVEKAAAERRGRVRAQQSLRRALSEQGTSPDKGKPAKAPASYPTAPIGTVQSCFSTRNGTPRQPLVVPLARATVVLNPARVAAEALEGLASYSHCWILYVFHLNTDLDKMWKDPARSKLKVKVRVPRLKGGKMGVLVNGTPRQPLVVPLARATVLLHPACVQTEALEGLTNYSHCWILYVLHLNTDLIKCGKALLGPRARVPGLMA; this is translated from the exons ATGGCGCGTTTGCAGAGCTTCGCCGCcctcgccgcggcggcggcggccgccgtccTCGCAG GCCTGCTCTACAGACGCAGGTGCGACCGCTTGAGCGCGCGGGTGCGGGAGCTAGAGGACTCCCTGGCCGACGCCGTGGAGAAGGCCGCCGCAGAGCGCCGCGGCAGGGTTCGGGCTCAGCAG TCACTGCGGAGGGCCCTGAGCGAGCAGGGGACGAGCCCGGATAAGGGGAAGCCGGCCAAGGCCCCGGCGTCGTACCCGACGGCGCCGATCGGCACCGTGCAGTCCTGCTTCTCTACTAG GAATGGTACGCCGAGACAGCCTTTGGTGGTGCCTCTGGCCAGAGCGACAGTGGTGCTTAATCCTGCCCGTGTTGCGGCCGAAGCGCTAGAGGGACTTGCTAGTTACTCGCATTGTTGGATCCTCTATGTTTTCCATCTGAACACTGATCTTGATAAAATGTGGAAAGACCCTGCTAGATCCAAGCTAAAAGTAAAG gtgagagtgccTAGATTGAAAGGGGGCAAGATGGGGGTTTTGGTGAATGGCACACCGAGACAGCCTTTGGTGGTACCTCTGGCCAGAGCGACAGTACTTCTTCACCCTGCCTGTGTCCAAACTGAAGCGCTAGAGGGACTCACTAATTACTCGCATTGTTGGATCCTCTACGTGTTGCATCTGAACACTGATCTTATAAAATGTGGCAAAGCCCTGCTAGGTCCAAG GGCGAGAGTACCTGGACTGATGGCATGA